From Plasmodium chabaudi chabaudi strain AS genome assembly, chromosome: 12, the proteins below share one genomic window:
- a CDS encoding ribonuclease, putative (term=annotation;date=20181130;qualifier=removed_product=conserved Plasmodium protein, unknown function;qualifier=added_product=ribonuclease, putative;curatorName=ucb@sanger.ac.uk;~;query 793-793;GPI_cleavage_site_score=0.22039998;~iprscan;InterPro:IPR036866 : Ribonuclease Z/Hydroxyacylglutathione hydrolase-like;Superfamily:SSF56281; score=7.06E-60;query 12-620;description=Ribonuclease Z/Hydroxyacylglutathione hydrolase-like) produces MCDSFEVTKLFDNEHVSSHLIKLGSFNILCDVPLNPEEILNFKRKRTASSNNKEKKKKEKIDNEKKNINITNLESYSTSNKLLLDISVLPIKIHIILISCSECMIGLPILCRYFDLTDTQIICTKPTYTFSINAVKNLQEKENYMPFEDGHTTIFDIFNNDPAIDYAKSEHDLNEKNFNKKEYFDMKIKLKNSLHLLSYKEKISFKQNDETISISLYSSGYSLGSSNFFIEFDYTTIFIINKSSYNIKRYPSLFDSSCLPIADFVLFTSYLDSDKKYLVTPKEKGSKNETETKNNFDPQNATLNSQPNESNQSAKNNESNNSKQIYNDFNNCQETKENINDKISNKINFCFEKTYKDSINKICSIVLKTIKKKGCVLIPVDLCYLYFLELVELIGVIISKYLTKDEQVLIFSVMPNINNIIHQADLCAEWVEESKKKKCSQISNPQGPFSIDIMIKNNRLIVENSINDISKSFRYPCVCFIQDSTLRFSEANILLEKWGMDQNNSIILLDPYYDPISVLYPYKIYEKNINVYYCPLYWDLNEMNILHIISTNKNKKCVYLLSHRLEKTFLKAQANNSNDGSSNPKIPENSIENVYNTEIALLLKNNIIFIHSLEKKKIIYNNFLRLKKKMQPICFTSDGEKNLENVLTMIENNFYGTQTQCAYTSTLFGDYIKEEDIQKLREHSEIDGKMINNTMDISYTQEDDKIDSLNSNNSKSKDSQIPLMFGAIDQKEFTNLLVQNGYSLNDLKIDESHNLNDIINSDKIEYDQDTKHYDKSGISEPNYIWRIFIKSINSTITCYTKYDIEVFTKDEKLRDQVKDILQSLSIKL; encoded by the coding sequence ATGTGTGATTCCTTTGAAGTGACAAAACTTTTTGATAATGAACATGTAAGTAGTCATTTGATAAAACTGGGatcttttaatattctATGTGACGTTCCCTTAAATCCTGAAGAGATATTAAATttcaaaagaaaaagaacagcatcatcaaataataaagaaaagaaaaaaaaagaaaaaattgataatgaaaagaaaaatataaatataacaaatttaGAATCATATTCTACATCTAATAAACTACTATTAGATATAAGTGTTCTCCctataaaaattcatatcATTTTAATTTCGTGTAGTGAATGTATGATTGGATTACCAATTTTGTGCCGATATTTTGATCTAACTGATACCCAAATAATTTGCACAAAACCAACATATACCTTTTCTATAAATGCTGTGAAAAATTTacaagaaaaagaaaattatatgccTTTTGAAGATGGACATACTACAATATTCGACATTTTCAATAATGATCCTGCTATTGATTATGCAAAATCTGAACAcgatttaaatgaaaaaaattttaataaaaaagaatattttgatatgaaaataaaattaaaaaattctttacatttattatcttataaagaaaaaataagttttaaacaaaatgatgaaacaATAAGTATATCATTGTATAGTAGTGGATATTCGTTAGGAAGttcgaatttttttatcgaATTTGATTACAcaactatatttattataaataaaagttcATATAACATTAAGCGATATCCATCTTTATTTGATTCATCTTGTTTACCAATTGCAGATTTTGTCCTTTTTACATCATATCTAGAtagtgataaaaaatatttggtTACCCCAAAAGAAAAGGGGagtaaaaatgaaacagagacaaaaaataatttcgaTCCCCAAAATGCAACATTAAATTCACAGCCAAATGAATCAAATCAATcagcaaaaaataatgagtCGAACAATagtaaacaaatttataatgaCTTTAACAACTGTCAAGAAAcgaaagaaaatattaatgataaaatatcaaacaaaataaatttttgctttgaaaaaacatataaagatagcataaataaaatatgttcgatagttttaaaaaccataaaaaaaaaaggttgCGTTTTAATACCTGTTGATTTGTGCTACCTTTACTTTCTCGAATTAGTAGAACTCATAGGTGTAATAATAagtaaatatttaacaaaaGATGAACaagtattaatttttagtGTTATgccaaatataaataatattatacatcAAGCAGATTTATGTGCTGAATGGGTTGAAGAatcaaagaaaaaaaaatgtagcCAAATATCAAACCCTCAAGGTCCTTTTTCTATAGatattatgataaaaaataaccgATTAATTGTTGAAAATTcaataaatgatatttcAAAAAGTTTTAGATATCCATGTGTTTGTTTTATTCAAGATAGTACCCTTAGATTTTCTGAAgctaatatattattagaaaaatGGGGAATGgatcaaaataattctattattttacttGACCCTTATTATGATCCTATTTCTGTATTATACCcatacaaaatttatgaaaaaaatattaatgttTACTATTGCCCCCTTTATTGGGATTTAAACGAAATGAATATCCttcatattattagtacaaacaaaaataaaaaatgtgtctATTTATTATCTCATAGATTggaaaaaacatttttgaaAGCTCAAGCCAATAACAGTAATGATGGAAGTAGCAATCCTAAAATTCCCGAAAATTCCATTGAAAATGTATACAATACTGAGATAGCAttgcttttaaaaaataatatcatatttattcattctttagaaaaaaaaaagattatttataacaattttttacgtttaaaaaagaaaatgcaaCCAATATGCTTCACATCCGATGGCGAAAAAAATCtagaaaatgttttaacaatgatagaaaataatttttatggtACTCAGACCCAATGTGCATATACATCAACCCTTTTTGGTGATTACATAAAAGAAGAGGATATCCAAAAACTTAGAGAACATTCAGAAATCGATggaaaaatgataaataatacCATGGACATTTCATATACTCAAGAAGACGACAAAATAGATAGCCTAAATTCAAATAACTCCAAATCAAAGGATTCTCAAATTCCACTAATGTTTGGAGCCATTGATCAAAAAGAATTTACAAATCTTTTAGTGCAAAATGGATACAGtttaaatgatttaaaaatagatGAATCACATAATTTGAACGACATCATAAATTCTGACAAAATAGAATATGATCAAGATACTAAACATTATGATAAATCAGGTATTTCAGAACCAAACTATATTTGGAGAATATTCATCAAATCAATAAATTCGACCATAACATGTTAcacaaaatatgatatagaAGTTTTCacaaaagatgaaaaacTTAGAGACCAAGTTAAAGATATACTTCAAAGTTTATCAATCAAGTTATAG
- a CDS encoding conserved Plasmodium protein, unknown function (pfam_scan;Pfam:PF00501.24; E()=6.8E-7;score=28.1;query 365-526;description=AMP-binding;~iprscan;Superfamily:SSF56801; score=6.41E-10;query 396-528;description=null;~iprscan;InterPro:IPR000873 : AMP-dependent synthetase and ligase;Pfam:PF00501; score=7.9E-7;query 397-526;description=AMP-dependent synthetase/ligase): MRVILFRKLGIARRMFGTIQNILNEPFNIYTNNHIVTSTHFSKEVYVMNDKLLYYIKDYFKLNYCLNIVNNNHNKTRIGCLFPPCYSQLIFKFCILLNNFDYVSIPTPIYKSKQIKQRYSFYIAENNIDLILCHPFYKHYIEEIAYNLQLPYLICYDKPDIITPHEYLEDLQEGKENFAHNLFHNLEKSNDLIKEWTTNIEGNENAMPNSDKNFEQSSNLKSEIKTEKDKNDNYLHMQLSKENECDKSIKFKLSDILEQGKCIRNAIEFNEGNKNVLICLPANNIQYFDILFSMLNMNATIIYPEICKNKLLKNNYMEWFKNNMKSNKDNNFSIHDLMIKNDFTNSDFDFIDGPTLFEEIQNNEQKINIIICNNYLLRDFITFFENSQINNITKREFIQKKASHINTIIINGNEIMPGINKKYIDKIKDVFINAKIYQRYIIQEIGTVCILDYDQLDNENIHYDRKLAGYILPNISIKIDKETNLMKIKSDNIFSEYYNNNKITENSFDQDGFFKTKYLASINEGNSLLKIEGIHNSLENLPDEYYLYYKQRRDKMEKHPPGYLKRVKLQGKIWGNFHANKKNWKRKF; this comes from the coding sequence ATGAGGGTAATTTTATTCAGGAAATTGGGAATAGCTAGGAGAATGTTTGGAACAATTCAAAATATACTGAATGAgccttttaatatttatactaaCAATCATATAGTAACATCAACACATTTTTCGAAAGAAGTATATGTAATGAATGATAAACTTTTATACTATATTAaagattattttaaattaaattattgtctaaatattgtaaataataatcataataaaacaagaaTAGGATGTTTATTCCCTCCTTGTTATTCTCAactcatttttaaattttgtattttattaaataattttgattatGTATCAATACCTACAccaatatataaatcaaaacaaataaaacaaagatattctttttatatagctgaaaataatattgatttaattttgtgccatcctttttataaacattatATTGAAGAAATAGCTTATAATTTGCAATTAccatatttaatatgctACGATAAGCCAGATATAATAACACCCCATGAGTATTTAGAAGATTTGCAAGAAGGAAAGGAAAACTTTGctcataatttatttcataacTTGGAAAAATCGAATGATTTGATAAAAGAATGGACAACAAATATAGAGGGGAATGAAAATGCAATGCCAAATagtgataaaaattttgaacaATCTtcgaatttaaaaagtgaaataaaaacagaaaaagacaaaaatgATAACTATCTACACATGCAATTAtctaaagaaaatgaatgtgataaaagcataaaattcaaattatCTGATATATTAGAACAAGGGAAATGTATCAGAAATGCTATAGAATTTAATGAAgggaataaaaatgtattaatatGTTTGCCTGCTAATAATATCCAATATTTTGACATCCTATTTAGTATGCTAAATATGAATgcaacaataatatatccagagatatgtaaaaataaactattaaaaaataactatATGGAAtggtttaaaaataatatgaaaagtaataaagataataatttttcaattcatgatttaatgataaaaaatgattttacaaatagtgattttgattttattgATGGTCCAACTTTATTTGAAGAAATACAAAACaatgaacaaaaaataaatataataatatgtaataattatttacttCGCGattttataactttttttgaaaactcacaaataaataatataacaaaacgagaatttatacaaaaaaaagcaagCCATATAAATAcgattataataaatggtAACGAAATAATGCCtggaattaataaaaaatatatagacaaaataaaagatgtttttataaatgcaAAGATCTATCaaagatatataatacaagaAATAGGTACAGTTTGCATATTAGATTATGATCAATtagataatgaaaatatacattatgATAGAAAACTGGCTGGTTATATATTACcaaatatatctataaaaatagataaagaaacaaatttaatgaaaattaaatcagataatatatttagtgaatattataacaaCAACAAAATTACTGAGAATTCATTTGATCAAGAtggtttttttaaaacaaaatatttagcTTCAATCAATGAAGGAAAttctttattaaaaatagaagGTATTCATAACAGTTTGGAAAATTTGCCtgatgaatattatttatactacAAACAGAGGAGagataaaatggaaaaacaTCCTCCTGGTTATTTGAAGAGAGTTAAACTCCAAGGTAAAATATGGGGAAACTTTCATGCTAATAAGAAGAATTGGAAGCGAAAATTTTGA
- a CDS encoding zinc finger protein, putative (term=annotation;date=20160708;qualifier=added_gene_name=ZNF2;qualifier=added_literature=pmid:27385072;qualifier=added_GO:0044822;qualifier=added_GO:0005634;curatorName=ucb@sanger.ac.uk;~;query 319-319;GPI_cleavage_site_score=0.684;~iprscan;InterPro:IPR013087 : Zinc finger C2H2-type;SMART:SM00355; score=4.8;query 14-37;description=Zinc finger C2H2-type;~iprscan;InterPro:IPR013087 : Zinc finger C2H2-type;Prosite:PS00028; score=1.0;query 40-61;description=Zinc finger C2H2-type;~iprscan;InterPro:IPR013087 : Zinc finger C2H2-type;SMART:SM00355; score=0.05;query 38-61;description=Zinc finger C2H2-type;~iprscan;InterPro:IPR013087 : Zinc finger C2H2-type;Prosite:PS50157; score=9.224;query 38-61;description=Zinc finger C2H2-type;~iprscan;InterPro:IPR036236 : Zinc finger C2H2 superfamily;Superfamily:SSF57667; score=1.03E-5;query 15-61;description=Zinc finger C2H2 superfamily), which yields MGRKKRKINIELKPFCYYCDREFDDEKVLIQHQKAKHFKCSQCNRKLDVASGLVVHMMQVHKTNLKTVPNSLPKRNDPEIVIRGMEGVPAEIIEENLNKLKQKLGDKNIKRQQRVNWAQVTMAPTMEQFLQQAQMGNFYFPGFNSPHIPPTNNMMLNNNFDLKKNMPYMPMYPPGSNSNAPIIQPPPIGSNMYPNMHTQMPSQHPIGYPGNLSSQNMNTSQKYPPNINFPTLPFLPKLPPNAFPSMDSTFMPQNISPPPLPPSAPPSGPPILPPSAPGMPPVPPHLAQNAGNNSSGNIPDQANDDKAEDTNPSKESPNNASNNDNTNEDDEENE from the coding sequence ATGGGAAGAAAAAAGCGaaagataaatatagaattgAAGCCATTTTGTTATTACTGTGATAGAGAATTTGATGATGAAAAAGTTCTTATTCAGCATCAAAAAGCgaaacattttaaatgttCGCAATGTAATAGAAAATTAGATGTAGCCAGTGGTCTAGTTGTTCATATGATGCAGGTtcataaaacaaatttaaaaacgGTACCTAATTCTTTGCCAAAAAGAAACGATCCTGAAATTGTTATAAGAGGTATGGAAGGAGTGCCAGCTGAAATAATTGAAGAAAAtctaaataaattaaaacaaaaattaggtgataaaaatattaaacgACAACAAAGAGTAAATTGGGCACAGGTTACTATGGCACCAACAATGGAACAATTTTTACAACAAGCACAAATGggaaatttttattttccagGTTTTAATTCACCACATATTCCACCtactaataatatgatgttaaataataattttgatttaaaaaaaaacatgccATATATGCCTATGTACCCACCTGGCTCTAATAGTAATGCCCCTATAATTCAACCCCCACCAATTGGTTCTAATATGTATccaaatatgcatacacaAATGCCATCACAACATCCTATAGGGTATCCTGGAAATTTATCATcacaaaatatgaacacTTCACAAAAATATCCTCCAAATATCAATTTCCCTACCTTACCATTTCTTCCAAAATTACCACCTAATGCCTTTCCATCAATGGATTCGACATTTATGCCTCAAAATATTTCTCCACCACCTTTACCTCCGTCAGCTCCACCAAGTGGACCACCAATATTACCTCCATCTGCCCCAGGAATGCCACCAGTTCCACCCCATTTAGCTCAAAATGCAGGAAATAATTCATCCGGAAATATTCCTGACCAAGCAAATGACGATAAAGCAGAAGATACAAATCCTTCCAAAGAATCCCCAAACAATGCCTcgaataatgataatactaacgaagatgatgaagaaaatgaataa
- a CDS encoding diphthine methyl ester synthase, putative (term=annotation;date=20151005;qualifier=added_gene_name=DPH5;qualifier=removed_product=diphthine synthase, putative;qualifier=added_product=diphthine methyl ester synthase, putative;qualifier=removed_ec_number=2.1.1.98;qualifier=added_ec_number=2.1.1.314;curatorName=ucb@sanger.ac.uk;~pfam_scan;Pfam:PF00590.16; E()=1.5E-22;score=80.5;query 3-236;description=TP_methylase;~iprscan;InterPro:IPR000878 : Tetrapyrrole methylase;Pfam:PF00590; score=8.5E-23;query 3-236;description=Tetrapyrrole methylase;~iprscan;InterPro:IPR035996 : Tetrapyrrole methylase superfamily;Superfamily:SSF53790; score=1.27E-60;query 1-269;description=Tetrapyrrole methylase superfamily;~iprscan;InterPro:IPR004551 : Diphthine synthase;PIRSF:PIRSF036432; score=1.5E-104;query 2-274;description=Diphthine synthase;~iprscan;InterPro:IPR004551 : Diphthine synthase;TIGR_TIGRFAMS:TIGR00522; score=9.6E-88;query 3-265;description=Diphthine synthase), which yields MVLYIIGLGLGDEKDISVKGKELIDQSDVVYLESYTSILFISKDKLEDYYKKKIYEVDRNFAEENCEQILDEAINKKVSFLVVGDPLCATTHHDIILRAKKKNIDVQVIHNASIMSAIGESGMQLYNFGQTISIPYFEGDYKPTSYYNKIKINLDNNFHTLCLLDIKVKERTIENIMKNKNIYEPPKFMTVNEAIEQLIYCETVHNQNVITKNTLAIAIVRIGSKDQQIVSGNIFTLKTQKYNDPLHSLIICAPNLHDIEKEYFDMYSVNETPI from the coding sequence ATGGTATTGTATATCATTGGATTAGGGTTAGGGGATGAAAAGGATATTAGTGTTAAGGGAAAAGAATTAATAGATCAATCAGATGTAGTATACCTAGAATCCTATACatccattttatttatatcaaaagataaattagaagattattataaaaaaaaaatatacgaAGTTGATCGTAATTTTGCTGAAGAAAATTGTGAACAAATTTTAGATGAAgcaattaataaaaaagtatcTTTTTTAGTTGTTGGAGATCCATTATGTGCAACAACACACCATGATATTATTCTACGagcaaagaaaaaaaatatagatgtACAAGTAATACATAATGCATCTATCATGTCAGCAATTGGTGAAAGTGGTATGCAgctttataattttgggCAGACTATATCCATACCATATTTTGAAGGAGATTACAAGCCAACTAgctattataataaaataaaaattaatttagataataattttcatacTTTATGTCTATTAGATATTAAAGTAAAAGAAAGAacaattgaaaatataatgaaaaataaaaatatatatgaaccACCTAAGTTTATGACGGTTAACGAAGCAATTGAACAACTTATATATTGTGAAACTGTTCATAATCAAAATGTTAtcacaaaaaatacattagCTATTGCGATTGTTAGAATAGGATCAAAGGATCAACAAATTGTATCTGGAAATATATTCACATTaaaaacacaaaaatataatgatcCTTTACACtctttaataatatgtgCCCCTAACTTACATGACAtagaaaaagaatattttgatatgTATTCAGTTAATGAAACCCCCATTTGA
- a CDS encoding conserved Plasmodium protein, unknown function (tmhmm; query 1-393; ~;query 28-235; ~;query 324-392; ~;query 5-27; ~;query 236-258; ~;query 301-323; ~;query 1-4; ~;query 259-300), whose protein sequence is MINLRSTLFLVANIFFLFSYSFSCLYIEDTIKIKINNIRTGDFIKVCCDDFCSFLDYDVNKKTYLFIKKNNIILYKCKYILKVYNSRNYIFYFTNYIFLKNENSIIEFGDSFENEKGNFTFWKPTFELMNIKNKYVYIPNGYYEIKKASNNCIGVNQWNEKNKSITSFMQIIKDIILEIKKGNFTFFDKIYNQNAQHTSSILPNCNKEKATTYNGPTFPMMATGKTKKIHMAFYEIYYLLIDTIFYKPSILIISYISPLWNSIFKIYSTSLNAYLYNNDSNHYGYWGEAEKDNCNKFLKIYFNNISKNGTIIILLIALIIFILKRKIWGPKTKQNSKTQSSRGNQNILAEIHVEYKNKVQTNFGSKIKDITDEDLINLIAHNKAETIIVCQP, encoded by the coding sequence ATGATTAATCTTCGTAGTACTTTATTTCTTGTggcaaatatattttttcttttttcatattcctTTAGCTGTCTTTATATTGAAGAcactattaaaattaaaattaataatataagaaCAGGAGATTTTATAAAGGTATGTTGTGATGATTTTTGTTCCTTTTTAGATTAtgatgtaaataaaaaaacatatttatttataaaaaaaaataatattattttatataaatgtaaatacattttaaaagtATACAATTCaagaaattatattttttatttcacaaattatatttttttaaaaaatgaaaatagtataaTTGAATTTGGCGATTCctttgaaaatgaaaaaggaaatttCACTTTTTGGAAACCAACTTTTGaattaatgaatataaaaaataaatatgtttatattccTAATGgttattatgaaataaaaaaggctAGTAACAATTGTATAGGGGTAAACCAAtggaatgaaaaaaataaaagcataACCTCATTTATGCAAATAATTaaagatattattttggaaattaaaaaaggaaacttcacattttttgataaaatatataatcagAATGCACAGCATACTAGTTCTATTCTACCAAATTGcaataaagaaaaagcaACGACTTATAATGGTCCTACCTTCCCAATGATGGCAACAGggaagacaaaaaaaatacatatggCATtctatgaaatatattatttattaatagatacaattttttataagccttccatattaataatttcttatatttCACCCCTTTGGaattcaatttttaaaatatatagcaCAAGTCTAAATGCATATCTATATAATAACGATAGCAACCATTATGGCTATTGGGGGGAAGCAGAAAAGGATAACTGTAATAaatttctaaaaatatattttaataatatttcaaaaaatggaacaataataatattacttatcgcattaataatatttatattgaaaagaaaaatatgggGACCAAAAACTAAACAAAATAGCAAAACCCAAAGCTCAAGAGGTAATCAAAATATACTTGCTGAAATACATGTTGAATATAAGAATAAAGTACAAACAAACTTTGGAtcgaaaataaaagatattaCTGATGAAGACTTAATAAATCTAATAGCTCATAACAAGGCCGAAACAATAATTGTATGCCAGCCGTAG
- a CDS encoding metalloprotease, putative (pfam_scan;Pfam:PF08325.6; E()=6.3E-39;score=133.8;query 13-198;description=WLM;~iprscan;InterPro:IPR013536 : WLM;Prosite:PS51397; score=29.646;query 4-199;description=WLM domain;~iprscan;InterPro:IPR013536 : WLM;Pfam:PF08325; score=6.8E-43;query 13-198;description=WLM domain) — translation MSVKNLDDIRYKIHRVQALNDNDEKAKAILNKAAEKVQPIMKKRRFLVGLLSEFLPKNPNLLGLNIIGKSEIKIRLRKKPGGEIFHFNDIMGTLLHELVHLVHRRHDKKFYALLDKLVFEYNELYIYNNINNSYGDNKNKSLANNIDENSDSYKNNASSKNNLIILIDDDFKINNHKKSSLCYSQPKHMAAQAAERRLINNFINNDGEIINISLESCLTEKQRENLIKRKKEYDDKTCLVNNDVIIIDSMSTIPKNNKRKKLTELENSNYKKNNGDNNFCNNNDCLEIISSNQPNTKNKKTLKSCSKNLDITTPECISIISDNITHIKSQKNIVEYILDDNTNTDINSTSRQ, via the exons ATGAGTGTTAAAAATTTGGATGATATAAGATATAAAATTCACAGAGTTCAAGCTTTAAATGACAATGATGAAAAAGCTAAGGCGATATTAAATAAGGCTGCTGAAAAGGTGCAG ccaattatgaaaaaaagacGTTTTTTGGTTGGATTACTTTCCGAATTTTTACCAAAAAATCCAAACTTGCTAGGTCTCAACATTATAGGGAAATCTGAAATTAAg ATAAGACTTCGAAAAAAACCAGGGGGAGAAATATTTCACTTTAATGATATAATGGGAACATTATTGCATGAATTAGTGCATTTAGTACATCGACGGCacgataaaaaattttacgCATTATTGGATAAGTTagtttttgaatataatgaattgtatatatataacaatataaataatagttatggggataataaaaataagagtTTAGCTAACAATATCGATGAAAATAGTGatagttataaaaataatgctagcagtaaaaataatttaataatattaattgaTGATGATTTCAAAATTAACAATCATAAGAAAAGTTCTCTTTGTTATTCTCAACCCAAACATATGGCTGCACAAGCAGCAGAAAGAAGattaataaacaattttataaataatgatggggaaataataaatatatctcTTGAAAGTTGTTTAACAGAAAAACAACGTGAAAacttaataaaaaggaaaaaagaatatgatGATAAAACATGTTTAGTAAATAATGACGTAATTATAATTGATTCAATGAGTACTATTCcgaaaaataacaaaaggaaaaaattaacgGAGTTGGAAAATAGCAATTAcaagaaaaataatggaGATAACAACTTTtgcaataataatgattgtTTAGAAATTATTAGTTCAAATCAACCAAACacgaaaaataaaaagacatTAAAATCAtgttcaaaaaatttagataTAACAACCCCAGAATGCATATCAATTATTAGTGATAATATTACACATATTaaatcacaaaaaaatattgtagaatatatattagatGATAACACGAATACTGATATCAATTCTACAAGTAGGCAATGa